DNA sequence from the Candidatus Hydrogenedentota bacterium genome:
CAGGAGGCCACCAAGGCCATCTGGATATGCTGCCTGTGCAGCGTGCCCACCTGGGCCTTCTTCATGTTCATCGGCACGGCCCTCTACGTGTATTTCAAGGTCAACCCCGATCCGAAGGCCCTGGCCATGCTCACCGGGGCCGACGGCGCCCGCGCCGACTCCATCATCCCCTACTTCGTGATTCAGAAGATGCCCGTGGGGCTCTCCGGACTCGTGGTCGCGGGCGTCCTCGCCGCCGCCATGTCCTCCCTCTCCTCCAGCATCAACGCCATCTCCGCCGTGAGCGTCGTGGACATCTACAAGCGCCACTTTGCAAAAGGCAAGTCGGAGCGGCACTACATGAACGCCGCGCGCCTGATCTCGCTCGCGGCCTCCGTCGCCATGCTGGGCTTCGCCTACGCGTTGCTCTTCGTCACCGAGCGCACCCTCCAGGACACGGCCACCAAGCTGGCCGCCATCTTCGCCGGAGGCCTGATGGGCCTCTACTGCTTCGGATTCCTCACCAAGTGGGGCGACGGGCGCGCCGTCTTCGTGGGCATCCTCTTCACCGTGGTGTTCAGCGCGTGGCTGGCCCTCGTTGAACTCAAGGTCATCACCCCGTTTGTCCCCTTTGAGACCTATTACGGGGGACTGGTCGGCAACGTGATCATGTTCCTCCTGGGCTGCTTCTTTGGCGGGCTTGTCTTCCGGCCCAAACGGGACCTCACCAACCTCACGGTCTGGACCCAGACCGAGGAATGGAAGGCCCTGGACCACTAACCGCGCGGTGTGCAGATGGCCGATGAAACCACCGATCTCCCGGACCGCCGATACTCCATCGGCGAGGTGAGCAAACTCACCGGGGTGCCGGACTACGTTCTGCGCCAGTGGGAAACCCACATCACGCAGCTGCGGCCCGGACGCACCCGGTCCAACCGCAGGTTCTACAGCGCAAAACACATTGAGATTGTGCGCCGCGTCAAGACCTTTGTCCGCCACGAGGGCATGACCCTGGAGGGCGCCCGGCAGCGGCTCACCGCGGAAATCCGCGGGGGGAGCGCGCTGCGCACGCCCCGCGAGGCCCTCCTCCTGGCGCAGAAGATCGTGGAGGAGGCGCGGACCATCCTCAACCTCCTCGGCCCCGAAGCTCCGCCGGTTTCCACCCCGCCCCCCCCCGCGCCCCCGGACAACATCCAGATCTTCCGCAGAGAAGACCGGTAGCCCTCCGCTCCGCCCCCGGCATCAGCTTTTTTCTTGGTTTTCTCCGTTGTATAATGTCCGCGGTGTGTGTCGGGCTGTCCTCACTCCCAACCGCAGACGAGATCGCTTATGAATAAGCTGCCTGATTCGCTGAGGGCCCTGTTGAGGGCGGTTGTCCGCAGCGCCGATCTGTCAGACGAGTGCGGCGACAACCTCTCCCTCCCGGAACTGGAGCGCATCTCCGGCCGGCTCTTGGAAGCCCTGCAGGCGCGGCAGGAGGAACACCAGCTTTTCCGCGACCTTTTTGACCGGGCCCCCGTGGGCTACGTACTGGTGGATGATGCGGGTGCCATTCTGCGCGGCAACGAGGGGTTCGCCTCCCTTCTGGGCGTCGCGCAGGCCACGCTGCCGGGACGCGCCTTCTGCGCCCTTTTTCAGGAAGAGGATCAGGAAAGACTGGGGGAGGCGATGGTCTCCCAGACCCATGCATGGTCCCCCGCCGCCTTCGAGGCGCGGTTGCGCACAGGATCGGGGGGGACCATGCGGGCCGCCGTGACCGCGCGGCGCATTTCTCCCGGCGTCACCGGCGTCGCTGTTTCGGAAACCGGGGGGAGAGACCTGGTCGAGTCGGTCCTCCGCTCCCAGCAACGGGAGCTGGAGGCCATCTATGACAACGTTCCGCTCATGATCTGCCTGCTCGATGCCGAACAGCGCGTGCGCTATGGGAACCCGGCCTTCCGCGCCTTCCTGTCTCTGTCCCTGCACGACCTCTCCGCACGCCGCATGGGCGACCTGCTTGCATCCCCCTCCCGGGGGGCGGATCCCCGCGCGGGGAAAGATCCGGGGGCCGACATCGCCTCCATCTCCGCGGAAACGATCAGGGACGGCGTGGGGCGGAGCGCGCGGACAGTTTGTGAACTGCCCGCAGGGGAGGGCGACAGCCGTCCGGTCATTCTTTCCGTGCAGACCGCGCGCGTGCACCTTTATGAGCAGCCCTTCGCGCTGCTCTTTTTGGAGGACATCACGGACCGGGAGCTGGCGGAGACCGCCCTGCGGGACTCCGGGGCGCTATACACCTCCCTGGTGGAGAACCTTCCGCAGTACATCATCCGGAAAGACCTGGAAGGGCGCATGACCTTCGCCAACCGCCGATACTGCGAGCTGCGGGGTTGCGCCCTTAAGGACCTGCTGGGCAAGTCCGACTTCGATTTCTTCCCCCCCGCGCTTGCGGAGAAATACCGGAAGGACGACCTGTATGTGATCGCCACGGGATCCTCCCTCGACGAGGTGGAAAAGCATGCGGCCCCCGGAAGCCCCGAAATGTTCATGCAGGTGATGAAAACCCCCGTGCGGGACGCCCGGGGCGGCATCACCGGCGTGCAGGGCATTTTCTGGGACATCACAGACCGGGTCACTGCGGACCGCGCGCTGGCCCAGAGCGAGGAGCGCCTCCGCCTCGCGCTGGAGGCGACCAGTGACGGACTGTGGGACTGGGATGTGCCCTCGGAACGCGTCTACTGGAGCCCGCGCACCTACGCCATGCTCGGCTACTGCGCGGACGAGTTTCCGGTGACCTTCAGCAAGTGGCAGGACTTGGTGTTTCCGGAAGACCGCAACACCGCCGTCCAGGCGGTCACCCACACCCTGGAATCCGGCGGCGACGAGTTTTCCATGGAATTCCGGATTGCCGGAAAAGACGGCCTCCTGCATTGGATTCTGGGAAGGGGAAAGGTCGTGGCCCGCGACCGGGAGGGGGCGCCCCTCCGCATTCTGGGCACCCACACGGACATCACGGAACAGAAGACGGCGGACAGAACCCTCCGGGAAAGCGAGCTCCGTCTCAAGACCCTCATCGAGTCCATTCCCCATGTCGCCATACAGCGCTTCTCGCTGGACGGCGTGGTCGCGTACTGGAACCGGGCCAGCGAGGACATGTACGGGTATTCCGCGGAGGAGGCCGTTGGAAAAGACCTGTTCTCCCTGCTCTTCTCCGGCGGGGAGGAAATCGAGGGCGCGCGCGCAGCCCTGCGCCGGCTGGTCCAGTCCGGGGAATCCTGCTCCCACCCCGAAGAAGGGCTGGTGCGCCGGAAGGATGGGGCCATGGTTCCCATCTACTCCAACTATGTCATCATCCGCAGGAGGGAACAGGACCCGGAGGTCTTCTGCATAGACGTGAACCTGAGCGACCTGAAACGCGCCGAGAAGGCCCTGCGCGAGAGTGAGATGCGCTACCGCGCCTTTCTGGACGCCGCGCCCGACCTGGCCTTTCTCAAGGACTCCCAGTACCGCTATGTCTTCGTAAACCGGGCCAACCGGGAGTTTTTCGGAAGGGCCGAGGCGCAGATTCTTGGAAAGACCGACCACGACCTGATGCCCACGGAGGCCGCCAACGCCTCCCGCGCCTCGGACGAGGCGGTGCTGCGGGGCCGCATCCTGCAGATTTCCGAGGAGCGCGTCGGCAGCCGCGTCTACGAGGCGCGCAAGTTCCCCATCATGATCGGCGACCAGAATGAGGGAGTCGGCGGATTCATCCACGACATCACCTACCGGAAAAAACTCGAAAACGAGCGTCTGGCCCTTGAGCGGGACATGCTGCACGCCCAGAAACTGGAGAGCCTCGGTGTCATGGCCGGCGGCATCGCCCATGACTTCAACAACCTGCTCCTCGCCGTCATGGGAAACATAGACCTCGCGCTGGAGGACCTGCCCGGGGACGCGGAGGCGCGGGTCTCCCTGGAGTCCGCCGTCAAGGCCGCGCGGCGCGGCGCCGATCTCACCCGGCAGATTCTCGTCTACTCCGGAAAGACGCAGGCGCGGATCACCGAAGTGGATCTAAATGACCTTGTCCGGGAAAACGCCGGCATCCTCGCCACCATCCTGGACAAGAAGGCCGTTCTCAGCCTTGCGACCGGGGCAGCCGTGCCGCCTGTAATGGGCGACCCCGCCCAGATTCAGCAGGTGATCATGAACCTCATGACCAACGCCTCCGAGTCCCTGTGCGGCGAGTCCGGCACCGTCCGCCTGGCGACGGGACTCATGACCTGCTCCGCAGAGCAGCTGGCCGGCAACCGCACGGACATCCCGCCCAGACCCGGGCGCTACGTGTGGCTGGAGGTGTCGGACACAGGATGCGGCATGGGTGAGGAAACCCTTTCCCGGCTGTTCGACCCGTTCTTCACCACCAAGTTTACCGGCCGCGGACTCGGCATGTCGGCGGTGCTGGGCATTATGAAGGCCCACCAGGGCGCCATCTTTGTCGAAAGCGCCCCGGGAGGCGGAACCACCACCCGTCTGCTGTTCCCCCCGGCCGGGGACCAGGCGGCAGTCCCCTCCTCAGACGGGGCCGCAGCCGCCGCCCGCGGGTCCGGAGACCGCTTTTCCGGCACCGCGCTGGCGGTGGATGACGATGAAACGCTCCTCCAAATGGCGGAACGCATCCTGTCGCGGCTTGGGTTTGACGTGATCACCGCCCGCAACGGGCTCGAAGCCCTGGACCTCCTCCGAAAACATCTGGAAGAGGTCCGCGTGGTGCTGCTGGACGTGACCATGCCCGTCATGGACGGCCCGACGGCCCTCGCGGAAATCCGCGTCCTGGCCCCGCACCTTCCGGTGATCCTGTCGAGCGGATACGATGAAGGCAACGCATCGAAAGGGGAGGGGGCCGACTCCGGACCGGGCGGGTTCCTCCAGAAACCCTACCGGATGGAGACGCTCCGGGCGGAACTGGCGAAAATCCTGGGCGCCTCCCCCAAGCCGTGAAGGAGGGCGGGGGGCACAGCGGCGCGCCTATCCCTCCCGGGACAGGACGGCGTCCCATCCCTCCGGCAGCACATCACGGTTCTCCATCCTGATCCGGCGCGTGTCGTGACCCGCATGGTCAATATGCACCTCCACCCGGCGTTCGGGGAGCATGACGTCCGCCCGCTCGGCCCACTCGACCACGCACACCCCCTCGGGCTCGAAGAGCTCCTCAACCCCCAGATCGGCAAGTTCCTCACACCCCGACAGGCGGTAAAGATCGAGATGGTAGAGAATCCTCTCCCGGCCATAGCGGTTCACCAGGGTGAAGGTGGGGCTGTGCACCGAAGTGCCCCCGCCAAAGAGCCGGGACATGCCCCGCACGAGGCAGGTCTTGCCGGCGGCGAGGTCGCCGAAAAGGGCCACCACCGCCCCGTCGGGGAGAAGCTCCGCCAACCGCCCGCCAAGCCGCTCGGTTTCCTCCGGAGAGTGCGTGGTCAGGTCAAGAGACACTGCCTGCCTCCGCGGGCAGCCGCCCGTACAGGGCGGCGTACTCACCGGCGGAACGCTCCCAGGAGAAGTCGCATGCCATGCCCGCCTGCCGGACGCGTTCGAGGCCGGTCTTGTCGTTCCACAGCGCCACCGCGCGGTCCATGGCCCGTCCCACCGCCCCGGCCGTCTGCGGAATGAAGCAAACCCCCGTCGCGGTTCGGTCCGCAAGGGTGCGGGCGTTCAGCGGGACAACCGTGTCATACAGGCCGCCCGTTCTGCGGACCACGGGCACCGTGCCGTACGCCAGCGCGTACATCTGCGTCAGTCCGCACGGCTCGTAGCGGGACGGCATCAGCAGGAAATCGCTCCCCGCGATGATCTTGTGGGAGAGGGCGGCATCATACCCGAGACGGACGGCGAAGGCCTCGGAAAAGCGCTCCGCCATTTCCCGCACCCGCGCCTCCAGTTCCGGATCCCCCGCCCCCAGCAGCACGCACTGCGCCCCCTCCTCCAGACGGCGCGGCAGCGCGTCCAGCAGCAGGTCCACGCCCTTCTGCCAATAAAGACGGCTGACCATCCCGAACAGGGGCGTGTCCAGGATGGGAAGCCCAAAGGCCTGCTGGATGTCCGCCTTGCAGGTCTGTTTCCCCCCGGGGCGTTCCCGGGAAAACACCGCCGCAAGATGGGTGTCTCGCTCGGGACTCCAGAGGGCGGCGTCCACGCCGTTCAGAATGCCGGTGAGCCCCTCCGACCGCGCGGCCAGTTCATCGTGCAGCCCCGCGCCGTAGTCCAGCGTCTGAATCTCGCGGGCGTAGCGGGGGCTTACCGTCGTCAGGGCGTCGGCCAGCCGAACCGCCCCCTTCATGAGGTTCATGTCCCCCTCGTACCGCAGACAGAAATCGGTGAACAGGTCCGCCGGGATGCCCGTAGACGCGAAACGCTCCGCAGGGTAACGCCCCTGGAAGGCCAGGTTGTGGATGGTGAACACCACCGGCACCCCGCCCCAGAAAGGGTCTTGCAGAAACCGGCTCCGGAGAAAGACGGCCATGGGCGCGGCGTGCCAGTCATGGCAGTGCACCACGTCCGGACGCCACCCGTCCCGGGGAAGGGCGTCAAGCAGGGCGAGGGCAAGAAAACAGAAGCGCTCGGCATTGTCCGGGTATTCATGCGCCCCGGTCCCGTAGACGCCCCCCCTCCCGAAGTACCCCTCGTGCTCCACCAGATACAGCGGCACGCCGCTTTCCGGCAGCGAGGACACCCGCAGCGCGCCCTGGGCCCGGCGATCGCCAAAATCCGCCGTGCAGACCGTTCCAACCTCCCCGCGCGCCGCCTCCGGTATCTGCCGATAGCAGGGCAGGGCCATCCGCACGTCGTGTCCGCGCTCCCGCAGTGACGCCGAAAGGGCCTGGGCCACTTCGGCCAGGCCCCCCGTGCTGACCAGGGGGGACACTTCCGACACAACGAAAAGTATCTTCAGTTTCTTCTTCAAAGGGGTTCTCTTTTTCATGTCTGGGTTTCTCAGGCGTCCGGAACGGGGGACACGGTGAACGGGTCGGCGCCTGACAGGACGGTAACCGGAAGCGCCGGAAAGGCCGCGCCGATCCTGCGGGCAATCTCCTGGAGCACCGGCACCTCCGTCGCATGGTGGCCCGCATCCACCACGAGCAGGTTCCGGTCGCGCGCCGCCATGGCGTCATGATACCCCAGATCCCCCGTCACATAGGCGTCCACGTCCGCCGGAATCCGCGCCACCTCGCCGCCGCCGCTCCCGCCCAGCACCGCCACCCGGCGGACCCTGCCCGCCGCGTCCGGAACCACCGCCCGCGCCGCCGGGGCGTCCAGCACGCGTTTCACCCGGTCAAAGAAGGCGGCCGCCTCCTCGGGGTCCGGAAGGTTGCCCACCGTGCCCAGCCCGATCTGCGGATCGGCGCCCTCCAGCGGATAAACATCGTAGGCGGGCTCCTCGTAGGGGTGAACGGCAAACAGCGCTGAGAGCACCCCGGGAAGCAGCGCCTTGCGTACCACCACCTCAAAACGGCGCTCGGGCTCCTCGTTCACACGCCCCGCCAAACCGCTGTACGGGACGCTCTCCTCCCCGGGGAGGAAGGTGCCGATGCCGGGGCCGCTGAACGTGCAGCTGGTGTAGTCCCCGATGACGCCGCCCCCGGCGCCGCACACCGCCTCACGAATCTGCTGCAGGTGGGATTCGGGGACAAAGGTCACCAGCTTGACCCGTTTCGCCTGCTCGCAGGGGAAGAGGGGGGTGGTCCGTTCCAGCCCCAGCCGACTGGCCAGGGCCGCGTTGACCCCGTCCGGGGCCACGTCCAAGTTGGTGTGCGCGGCAAACACGGAGACGCCGCCGGCGGCCAGCTGGACCGCCAGCCGCTCGGCCGGCGCATCCATGCGCAACGCGCGCAGGGGGTCCCAGATCAGGGGATGATGCGCCACCAGAAGGTTGATGTTGCGCGTCTTGGCGATGCGGAACACCTCCGCCGTGACCGTGAGACAGACACCCACCCCCTCCACCGGCTGGTCCGGCCGCCCTGCGTGCAGGCCGATGCGGTCCCAGGACGCGGCCCACTCCGGACTCGCCCACCGGTCCATCATCCCGCACACATCCTCCACGCGAATCTGTGTCATCGCTGCGCCGTCTCCCCGGTTGATTCATCCCTGCAAAAGACCACCGCGCCGTAGCCAACCACCCGGGACGCGTCCCCGAAGGCCTCCGCGCTTGTGGCGTGCCTGGCCACCACCCCGCGAACGGCGCCCCTGCGGACGGCGCAGGCCATCGCCGCGGCCACCGCCGCGCCGCCGCACAATGCGCGCTCCATCCCGGCGGCCCGCAGCCGCGCCGGATCAAGGGACGCCACCGCCGCCAATGTTGCCCGGTCCATGGCCACCGCCTCCTCCAGGGGCAGATAATGGGACAGGTCCGTGGAGGCCACCACCACGTCCTCCTCCCCCAGAAGGTCTGCCAGCGCCCCCCCAAACACGGAATGCTCCGCCCCGGCCCGCCCGCCGAAAAGGACCGGGAGAACGCGCGCTCCGGGAAAGGCGGCCTGCACGAAAGGCAGCTGCGTCTCCAGGCAGTGCTCCTCCACATGGGGCTCATCCCCCGCGTCGCCAAAGCGGTCCCGAATCCGGGCGGCCAGCTCCGTATCCACCCCGATCCGGCCCAGCGGCGTCTCAAACGCGTCATAGGCACCCAGCGCGGGGCCCGCGAAACGATACCGGTGCGAGCACCCCAGCAACACCACCCGCCCCGGCTTCCGGTGACGGAGGGCGGCGAAGCACACCCCGGCGGTCGGGCCGGAATAGACATAGCCCGCGTGGGGAGAGACCCCCACGCCCACATCGGAAAGGGATTCCCCCGCGCCCCCCTCGAGATACCGTCCCACCTCCTCCGCCAGCACGGAGGGGTCGTCCGTGTAGAATGTGCCGGCAACGGCCGCCCTGCGTGTGCGCATCTGGATGGACATCCTCCCGAACCGGGCTGCGACGTGCTCAGCCCGCAGCGTTTTTCAGGGTCTCCACCGCCTCCAGATAGGAATGGTGCCTGAATATGTACGAACCGGCGACGAGCACGTTTGCGCCCGCCTCCACCACCTGCCTCGAGGTGGTCTCGTCTATGCCGCCGTCCACCTCCAGGTCCCGGTCGCCCAGCATGGCCCGCAGGTTCTCGATTTTCCGGAGCATGTCGGAAATGAAGGACTGCCCCCCAAACCCCGGGTTCACGGACATGACCAGCACCATGTCGCAGTCGTTGGCCAGATACTCCAACTCGTCCTCCGAGGTGCCCGGGTTGAGGACCAGCCCCGCCTTGCACCCGAGATCCTTGATGCGGCGCAGCAGCCGGTGCGGGTGCCGGGTCGCCTCGGCGTGGAAGGTGATGATGTCCGCCCCCGCCTCCGCAAAATCCTCCACATAGTCCTCGGGACGGTCAATCATCAGGTGGACATCCATCGGCACGGTGCAGAACCGGCGGAGCGACGCCAAAACGGGCGGCCCGAACGTGATGTTCGGGACAAAGTGCCCGTCCATGATGTCGCAGTGGATCATGTCCGCCCCCGCCTCAATGACCGTGGTGATCTCCTCGCCCAGCCGGGAGAAATCGCAGGCGAGCAGGGAAGGGGAGACCTTGATTTGTTGCGCCATGAAGAAAACACTCCTTAATTGCGTTTACAGGGACGCGGCGGTCCCCATGCGGACCGGCTCATTGCCCTGGCTCAGGCGGTAGGACGCCTCGAGTTTTCCATCCACATACACCTCCAGCACGGCCTCCTGAACATAACTGACGGGAAGCCGGATGGCCGCCCCGGCCAGATAGGTGGCCCGGGACGCGTCGTCGAAGGAGGGGGGCTTGGCCCACACGGTCTGGCGGCTCCCCGACCGGTCCACAATGTCCACCCGGATGTCGCGCCCGTACCAGTCATAGGTCATCTCGTGGCGCACAGTGGCCTGGTGCCGCTGCGAGGGGGCCTCCAGCGACCCGGAAGGCCGGAAGTCATAGGTGATCACCTGGTCCGGGTAGATCAGCGAATCCGGCGGCGGCGTCTGGGCGAGCACGACGTCGTACTGCGCGTCCGGAAGATCCACCGGGTTGGCCACCAGCGCCACGCCAAAAGGCGCCATGAGCCGCTCCACGTCGGCGATGCCCACCCCGCGCAGGTCCGGCATCAGCGCATTCGCCCGCGTGTTGCCCGCGCTGAGGAGCAGGTGCACCTCGGCCTGGCCCGCCAGCTCCCCGCCCGGCGGCGGGTCCTGGGACAGCACCGTGTCCCGCGGCACATCCGAAGGGATGCGCGCCAGGCTTCCGACGCGGAAACGCGCCTCGCCCAGCAGCCTGCGGGCCTCCTCCAGCGCCTTGCCCCGGATGTCGGGGGCGCGCAGGAAATCCTGGCCCATGCTCACCACCACGTCCACGTCGCGGCCCAGGCGGACCACACGGCCCGCGGCCGGCTTCTGGGAGATGATGTAGTACTTGGGCACCGTGGGCGACGCGACCTGCGTCTGGCGTCCCAGCCCCAGGCCCCGCTCCCCCAGCACGGCCGCCGCCTCGGTGATGGGCATGCCCGCCACCGGGGGCACGGAGGTCTGCTGGCGCGTGCCCAGGGCGTAGGTGTAGACGAACCAGCCCGACCCGGCCATCACCAGCACAAAGACCACCAGCGCCACGGACCACTGGATGGACCAGGCGATGAAGCGGAGGATGAAGAAAAAGACCCCTAGGACAGCTTCCGCAGCCGCGTCAGAAAGAACGCGTCCAAAGCCGGGTCTGACGGGTCGGTTTGGTATTGTCCCCTGGCTGTTTTCCACGGCGAAAGCGTCTCCGGACCGTCCTCGGGCGCGCAGGCGCCCTCGGAAAGCAGGGATTCAACCACTTCTGTGGTTTCCTGACGGGTGAACGTGCAAACGGAGTAGACGACGACGCCCCCATTCTTGCAGAGTCTCAAGGCTCCGCGCAACAGCGCGCGCTGCGTTTCGGCAAGCCGCAGCACACTTTCCGGCGTCGCATGCCACTTAATGTCCGGATGGCGGCGGAGGGTTCCCAGCCCCGAGCAGGGCGCGTCGAGCAGCACCCGGTCGAAACTTCCCTCCCGGAAGGGGGGATGTGTGCCGTCGGCGCAGACAATGCCCGCCGCCTCCAGCCCCAGGCGCTCGAAGTTCTCCTGAATCTGCCCCATGCGGCGCGGCTGGTTGTCTGCGGCCACGAGGAACAGGCCCTCGGGGGCGCGCTGGGCGATGTGGGTGGCCTTTCCCCCCGGCGCGGCGCACAGGTCCAGCACCCGCTCACCGGGCACCGCGTCCAGCAGGAGCGCGGGCATCTGCGACGCCGGATCCTGCAGCAGAAAACAACCGTCCTGGAAGAGGCGGGAGGCGGTGAGACCGTGGCCGTGGCCGTCCACCACCGTGAGCTCTTCGGGAAGGGGGGTGGCCTTCACCGTGGCGAACCCCGCCTTGGCCAGACGCGCGGCAACGGACTCGACGCTGCCCCGGCGGGTGTTGACCCGGAGGCACACCGGAGCCTCGCGCCCCGTGAGCGCGCAGATGTCGGCGGCCTTCTCCGGACCGAAACGCTCGATGATGTCCCGCACGATCCACCGGGGCAGGGAGTAACGCACCCGCAAATGCTCGACCAGGCTCGTCGCGGGGTCGGGGAAGGACACTTCCTCCAGGGTGGCGGGCGCCTTCCGCAGGATGGCGTTGACCATCCGCGCCAGCCCGGCATGGGACCGGTGCCGCGCCAGCTCCACCGAGGTGTGGACCATGGCGGGCCGGGTGACCTGCGAGCAGAAGAGGGACTGAAAGACCGCCATGCGCAGGATCGCATGCACCGCCGGGGGAAGCTCG
Encoded proteins:
- the rsmB gene encoding 16S rRNA (cytosine(967)-C(5))-methyltransferase RsmB, with protein sequence MPIDPVRDAAVDVLLRVFTRGIHLDISLDKTLRRRPVADRGRRFMTQLVYGTVRHRLLCDHVLAGLCHQPLDELPPAVHAILRMAVFQSLFCSQVTRPAMVHTSVELARHRSHAGLARMVNAILRKAPATLEEVSFPDPATSLVEHLRVRYSLPRWIVRDIIERFGPEKAADICALTGREAPVCLRVNTRRGSVESVAARLAKAGFATVKATPLPEELTVVDGHGHGLTASRLFQDGCFLLQDPASQMPALLLDAVPGERVLDLCAAPGGKATHIAQRAPEGLFLVAADNQPRRMGQIQENFERLGLEAAGIVCADGTHPPFREGSFDRVLLDAPCSGLGTLRRHPDIKWHATPESVLRLAETQRALLRGALRLCKNGGVVVYSVCTFTRQETTEVVESLLSEGACAPEDGPETLSPWKTARGQYQTDPSDPALDAFFLTRLRKLS